A genomic segment from Bradyrhizobium diazoefficiens USDA 110 encodes:
- a CDS encoding formate dehydrogenase subunit gamma, which yields MTATYEPCYEPWDETRGAEIIAEHARQEGATLVILHALQAAFGYVPEAAIPMVAQALNLSRAEVHGVFTFYHDFRHKPAGRHVLKLCRAEACQAAGGDALAARAEARLGVSLGNTTADDRVTLEPIYCLGLCATAPSAMLDGRLVGRLDEKRLDALVAEAQR from the coding sequence ATGACAGCGACTTACGAGCCTTGTTACGAGCCTTGGGACGAGACGCGCGGCGCCGAGATCATCGCCGAACATGCAAGGCAGGAGGGCGCGACGCTGGTCATCCTGCATGCGCTCCAGGCGGCGTTCGGCTACGTGCCGGAGGCGGCCATTCCCATGGTGGCGCAAGCGCTCAATCTGTCGCGCGCCGAGGTGCATGGCGTATTCACGTTCTATCATGATTTCAGGCACAAGCCGGCCGGCCGCCACGTGCTGAAGCTTTGCCGCGCCGAGGCCTGCCAGGCTGCGGGCGGCGATGCGCTGGCGGCGCGTGCGGAGGCCAGGCTCGGCGTGTCGCTTGGCAACACGACGGCCGATGATCGCGTCACGCTGGAGCCGATCTACTGCCTCGGACTCTGCGCGACCGCACCGTCCGCGATGCTCGACGGTCGCCTCGTGGGCCGGCTCGACGAGAAGCGTCTCGATGCGCTGGTTGCGGAGGCACAGCGATGA
- a CDS encoding LysR family transcriptional regulator, with protein sequence MIDKLELLLALAKERHFGRAAEACGVTQPTMSTGLKQLEEILGVMLVQRGSRFQGFTPEGERALDWARRIVGDARAMRQEINSLKDKLSGEIRIAAIPTVLGMVAALTTPFRARHPEVRFRIQSTTSSEVLGLLENLEVDAGLTYIENEPIGKVRTIPLYNESYRLLTAPDAMFGDRETVTWTEVGQVPLCLLTPDMQNRRIIDRALRSVGAEATPTLTSNSLLVLFTHVKTGRWASVMPAKLAETLGLSDTVRSIPIVDPEVNYSIGMVIPQRDPMTPLIAALVNVAREVAPTLQL encoded by the coding sequence TTGATCGACAAGCTTGAACTGCTGCTGGCGCTGGCGAAGGAACGGCATTTCGGACGCGCGGCGGAAGCCTGCGGGGTCACCCAGCCGACGATGTCGACCGGGCTCAAGCAGCTCGAGGAGATCCTCGGCGTGATGCTGGTCCAGCGCGGGTCCCGCTTCCAGGGCTTTACGCCCGAGGGCGAGCGGGCGCTGGACTGGGCGCGGCGGATCGTTGGCGATGCCCGCGCGATGCGCCAGGAGATCAACTCGCTGAAGGACAAGCTCTCCGGTGAGATCCGCATCGCGGCGATCCCGACCGTGCTCGGCATGGTTGCCGCGCTGACGACGCCGTTCCGCGCCAGGCATCCCGAGGTGCGCTTCCGCATCCAGTCCACAACGTCATCGGAGGTGCTCGGGCTGCTCGAAAATCTCGAGGTGGACGCGGGGCTGACCTATATCGAGAACGAGCCGATCGGCAAGGTGCGCACCATTCCGCTCTACAACGAGAGCTATCGCCTCCTCACCGCGCCTGATGCGATGTTCGGTGATCGCGAGACGGTGACCTGGACCGAGGTCGGGCAGGTGCCGCTGTGCCTGCTCACGCCCGACATGCAGAACCGCCGCATCATCGACCGCGCGCTGCGCTCGGTCGGCGCGGAGGCGACGCCGACGCTGACCTCGAACTCGCTGCTCGTGCTGTTCACGCACGTGAAGACGGGGCGCTGGGCGAGCGTGATGCCGGCCAAGCTCGCCGAGACGCTTGGCCTGTCCGATACCGTGCGTTCGATCCCGATCGTCGACCCCGAGGTCAATTACAGCATCGGCATGGTGATCCCGCAGCGCGATCCGATGACGCCGCTGATCGCGGCGCTGGTCAATGTCGCGCGCGAGGTCGCGCCGACGCTGCAATTGTAG
- a CDS encoding PAS domain-containing sensor histidine kinase, translating to MSRADAANACVQSDSIKGLAQSIAKPAYHRLLIAEPALRRAVPTLIIAFLITICLGAFVQVVDQTRQKRLVIRHDISALADLLAERIDRLTSSRQERLKNIESLPALLPDLIPSWGTATGRHVIVTSAGVDRRILARIPVDSDPSGNDRLLDSITTAQLLAAPPRDGNISDMTLPNGNAAMAISRQIKSLPGFVTVIQERNEPIWGSDAALSVTLSATTGFVVLILGFAFHWQSTRAREGDLINDAVRGRIDTALNRGRCGLWDWDLSRGRIFWSQSMFSMLGLDGRNELLTFGEVNALVKSDDIDLFEIADQLISEKIDHIDQTFRMQHVDGHWIWLRVRCEKTSGATDSSVHLIGIAVDITEQKSLAERTVEADLRLRDAIETIPEAFVLWDASDRLVLCNSHFQRLHKLPDSAVIPGTSYETVLEVGRMPEVRTRHNETAAQGPGARTFEAQLDDGSWLHISERRTKDGGYVSVGTDITRIKEHEQKLVDNDLRLRATVIDLKRSQAALERQTNELADLAEKYQREKTRAEEANQTKSKFLANMSHELRTPLNAIIGFSEIMGSGLFGELGSEKYQEYCQDILTSGHYLLEVINDILDMSKIEAGRMKLDMEELDLARTLAESLRVVSGRAQDKHLTLDADIEKSISVVADRRATKQIIVNLLSNAVKFTPDGGRIVVRSRQLDDRIVLMIADTGIGIAPHSLARLGRPFEQVESQLTKTYHGSGLGLAIARSLAQLHGGSMRLRSKIDVGTVVRVTLPRDAVKAASGISAAA from the coding sequence ATGTCGCGTGCAGACGCCGCGAACGCGTGCGTCCAATCCGATTCGATCAAAGGATTGGCGCAATCGATCGCGAAACCTGCCTATCACCGGCTGCTGATCGCGGAGCCGGCGCTGCGTCGCGCCGTGCCGACGCTCATCATCGCGTTCCTGATCACGATCTGCCTCGGCGCGTTCGTGCAGGTCGTCGACCAGACGCGCCAGAAGCGGCTGGTGATCCGCCATGACATCTCGGCACTCGCCGATTTGCTCGCCGAGCGCATCGACCGCCTCACCTCCTCGCGGCAGGAACGGCTGAAGAACATCGAAAGCCTGCCGGCGCTGCTGCCCGACCTGATCCCGTCCTGGGGCACGGCCACGGGCCGCCATGTCATCGTCACCTCGGCCGGCGTCGACCGCCGCATCCTCGCCCGCATTCCCGTCGACAGCGATCCCTCGGGCAACGACCGCCTGCTCGATTCAATCACGACGGCGCAGTTGCTCGCGGCGCCGCCGCGCGACGGCAACATCTCCGACATGACGCTGCCGAACGGCAACGCCGCGATGGCGATCTCGCGGCAGATCAAGTCGCTGCCCGGCTTCGTCACCGTGATCCAGGAGCGCAACGAGCCGATCTGGGGCTCGGACGCCGCGCTCTCGGTGACGCTGTCGGCCACCACCGGCTTCGTCGTCCTGATCCTCGGTTTCGCCTTCCACTGGCAGTCGACCCGCGCCCGCGAGGGCGATCTCATCAACGACGCGGTGCGCGGCCGCATCGACACCGCGCTCAACCGCGGCCGCTGCGGCCTCTGGGACTGGGACCTGTCGCGCGGCCGGATCTTCTGGTCGCAGTCGATGTTCTCGATGCTGGGCCTCGACGGCCGCAACGAGCTCCTGACCTTCGGCGAGGTCAACGCGCTGGTGAAGTCCGACGACATCGACCTGTTCGAGATCGCCGACCAGCTCATCTCCGAGAAGATCGACCACATCGACCAGACCTTCCGCATGCAGCATGTCGACGGTCACTGGATCTGGCTCCGTGTCCGCTGCGAAAAGACGAGCGGTGCGACCGACTCCAGCGTTCACCTGATCGGAATCGCCGTCGACATCACCGAGCAGAAGAGCCTCGCCGAGCGCACGGTGGAAGCCGATTTGCGTCTACGCGACGCCATCGAGACCATTCCGGAGGCCTTCGTGCTGTGGGACGCGAGCGACCGCCTCGTGCTCTGCAACTCGCACTTCCAGCGCCTGCACAAGCTGCCCGACAGCGCCGTCATTCCCGGCACCTCCTACGAAACCGTGCTCGAAGTCGGCCGCATGCCGGAGGTGCGCACCCGCCACAACGAGACGGCTGCCCAAGGCCCGGGCGCGCGCACCTTCGAGGCGCAGCTCGACGACGGCAGCTGGCTGCACATCAGCGAGCGCCGCACCAAGGACGGCGGCTACGTCTCGGTCGGCACCGACATCACCCGCATCAAGGAGCACGAGCAGAAGCTGGTCGACAACGATCTGCGCCTGCGCGCCACCGTCATCGACCTCAAGCGCTCGCAGGCCGCGCTCGAACGCCAGACCAACGAGCTTGCCGATCTCGCGGAAAAATACCAGCGCGAGAAGACCCGCGCCGAGGAAGCCAACCAGACCAAGTCGAAATTCCTCGCCAATATGAGCCACGAGCTGCGCACGCCGCTCAACGCCATCATCGGCTTCTCCGAGATCATGGGCTCGGGCCTGTTCGGCGAGCTCGGCAGCGAGAAGTACCAGGAATATTGCCAGGACATCCTGACCAGCGGCCACTACCTTCTCGAAGTCATCAACGACATCCTCGACATGTCCAAAATCGAGGCCGGCCGCATGAAGCTCGACATGGAGGAGCTCGACCTCGCGCGGACGCTCGCGGAATCCCTGCGCGTCGTCTCCGGCCGCGCGCAGGACAAGCACCTGACGCTCGATGCCGATATCGAGAAATCGATCTCCGTCGTCGCCGACCGCCGCGCCACCAAGCAGATCATCGTCAACCTGCTCTCGAACGCGGTGAAGTTCACGCCCGACGGCGGACGCATCGTCGTGCGCAGCCGGCAGCTCGACGACAGGATCGTGCTGATGATCGCCGACACCGGCATCGGGATCGCCCCGCACTCCCTGGCGCGGCTCGGACGCCCGTTCGAGCAGGTCGAGAGCCAGCTCACGAAAACCTATCACGGCTCGGGGCTGGGCCTCGCCATCGCCCGCTCGCTGGCGCAGCTCCACGGCGGCTCGATGCGGCTGCGCTCGAAGATCGATGTCGGCACCGTCGTCCGCGTGACGCTGCCGCGCGACGCCGTCAAGGCGGCGTCCGGGATATCGGCCGCGGCCTGA
- a CDS encoding cation-efflux pump gives MTSQHNKTSVAAISIFASGSMAAAKFVVGVAIGSLALISEALHSSVDLVATIITWAVVRVSDKPADDEHHYGHGKLESISALGVTALLYVLAGGILVEAYSRLREGTPPPTISAIPFVVLVIDIVVNLWRARALHRAARETRSQALAADALHFASDVMGSFAVIVGLILAALGFWWGDAAAAAAVAVMIAALGLRMAGSTVQTLVDRAPEGAQEKATAAIRSVPGVIGVERLRVRMVGATTFIDTIAKVPRTYPIDRVEEIKRKVQAAVDKAFGDADLTFTPVPVARDNETVRDRIMVIARNSSLAVHHVTVHDLGAKLIVSIDLEVDAGMRLDAAHDVANTLERNIQEEFGADVEVDVHIEPLEPELPFGVDAAPERVQTIAAALAEFAGEGEIHDIHNVRVRNTDAGEIVNFHCRATPSMSVIKVHEHVDAIERALRRAFPSVKRVISHAEPPRT, from the coding sequence ATGACCTCCCAGCACAACAAGACCTCGGTCGCGGCCATCTCGATCTTCGCCAGCGGCAGCATGGCGGCGGCGAAGTTCGTGGTCGGCGTGGCGATCGGCTCGCTCGCGCTGATCTCGGAAGCCCTGCACTCCTCGGTCGACCTGGTCGCGACCATCATCACCTGGGCGGTGGTGCGGGTGTCCGACAAGCCGGCCGACGACGAGCATCACTACGGCCACGGCAAGCTGGAGAGCATCTCCGCGCTCGGCGTCACCGCCCTGCTCTACGTGCTCGCCGGCGGCATCCTGGTCGAGGCCTACAGCCGGCTGCGCGAGGGAACCCCGCCGCCGACCATTTCGGCCATACCGTTCGTGGTGCTGGTGATCGACATCGTCGTCAACCTGTGGCGCGCCCGCGCCCTGCACCGCGCCGCGCGGGAGACGCGCAGCCAGGCGCTCGCCGCCGACGCGCTGCACTTCGCCTCCGACGTCATGGGCTCCTTCGCCGTGATCGTGGGCCTGATCCTCGCCGCTCTCGGCTTCTGGTGGGGCGACGCGGCGGCGGCCGCGGCGGTCGCGGTGATGATCGCGGCGCTCGGCCTGCGCATGGCCGGCTCGACCGTGCAGACGCTGGTCGACCGCGCGCCGGAGGGCGCGCAGGAGAAGGCCACGGCCGCGATCCGCAGCGTGCCCGGCGTGATCGGCGTCGAGCGGCTGCGCGTGCGCATGGTCGGCGCGACCACCTTCATCGACACCATCGCAAAGGTGCCGCGGACCTATCCGATCGACCGCGTCGAGGAGATCAAGCGCAAGGTGCAGGCCGCCGTCGACAAGGCATTCGGCGATGCCGACCTCACCTTCACCCCGGTCCCCGTCGCCCGCGACAACGAGACCGTACGCGACCGCATCATGGTGATCGCCCGCAATTCGAGCCTCGCCGTCCACCACGTCACGGTGCATGACCTCGGCGCCAAGCTGATCGTCAGCATCGACCTCGAGGTCGACGCCGGCATGCGGCTCGACGCCGCCCACGACGTCGCCAACACGCTGGAGCGGAACATCCAGGAGGAGTTCGGCGCCGACGTCGAGGTCGACGTCCATATCGAGCCTCTGGAACCGGAACTGCCGTTCGGCGTCGATGCCGCGCCGGAACGGGTGCAGACCATCGCCGCCGCGTTGGCCGAATTCGCCGGCGAGGGCGAGATCCACGACATCCACAATGTGCGCGTCCGCAACACCGATGCCGGCGAGATCGTCAACTTTCATTGCCGCGCCACGCCGTCGATGAGCGTGATCAAGGTGCACGAGCATGTCGACGCGATCGAGCGCGCGTTGCGCCGCGCGTTCCCGAGCGTGAAGCGCGTGATCAGCCACGCCGAGCCGCCGCGCACGTGA
- a CDS encoding zinc-binding dehydrogenase: MKAYVYGPEGARISDVAQPKPKGTQVLVRVRACGLNRADTGMRKGHAHGAAGGVGTVLGMEWAGEVAELGPDAKGVKVGDRIMGSGGAAFAEYTLADHGRLFRAPSNMNFEEAATLPVALATMHNAVVTVGGVQAGQSVLIQGASSGVGLMAMQIAKLKGARLVIGSSTDAYRRGRLTEYGADLAVDSSDPKWVEEVLKATNGEGVDLIVDQVSGKVANQNLAATRIKGRIVNVGRLGGTHADFNFDLHAARRIDYVGVTFRTRTIEEVREIFEEVRKDIWGAVESRKLQLPIDRVFAFADIDKAFEHMEANKHLGKIVVTV, from the coding sequence ATGAAGGCTTACGTCTACGGCCCTGAGGGCGCTAGGATTTCCGACGTCGCTCAACCAAAACCTAAGGGCACACAGGTGCTCGTCCGCGTCCGTGCCTGCGGCTTGAACCGTGCCGACACCGGCATGCGCAAGGGCCACGCCCATGGCGCGGCCGGCGGGGTCGGCACCGTGCTCGGCATGGAATGGGCCGGCGAGGTCGCCGAGCTCGGACCGGATGCCAAGGGCGTGAAGGTCGGAGACCGCATCATGGGCTCGGGCGGCGCGGCGTTTGCCGAGTACACGCTGGCCGATCACGGCCGGCTGTTCCGCGCGCCCTCGAATATGAATTTCGAGGAGGCCGCCACCCTTCCCGTCGCGCTCGCGACCATGCACAACGCGGTCGTCACCGTCGGCGGCGTGCAGGCGGGCCAGAGCGTGCTGATCCAGGGCGCCAGCTCCGGCGTCGGCCTGATGGCGATGCAGATCGCCAAGCTCAAGGGCGCCAGGCTGGTGATCGGCTCGTCGACCGACGCCTATCGGCGCGGCCGGCTGACGGAGTACGGCGCCGACCTCGCCGTCGACTCCTCCGATCCCAAATGGGTCGAGGAGGTGCTGAAGGCGACGAACGGCGAAGGCGTCGATCTGATCGTCGACCAGGTCTCCGGCAAGGTCGCCAACCAGAACCTCGCCGCCACCAGGATCAAGGGCCGTATCGTCAATGTCGGCCGGCTCGGCGGTACCCACGCCGATTTCAACTTCGACCTGCACGCCGCACGCCGGATCGACTATGTCGGCGTCACCTTCCGCACCCGCACCATCGAGGAGGTCCGCGAGATCTTCGAGGAGGTCCGCAAGGACATCTGGGGCGCGGTGGAATCGCGGAAGCTGCAGCTGCCGATCGACAGGGTGTTTGCCTTCGCCGACATCGACAAGGCGTTCGAGCACATGGAGGCCAACAAGCATCTGGGGAAGATTGTCGTGACGGTGTGA
- a CDS encoding NAD(P)H-dependent flavin oxidoreductase encodes MLQTRFTKLVGVEHPIVQGGMQWVGRAELVAAVANAGALGFITALTQPTPEDLTKEIARCRDLTDKPFGVNLTILPAIKPPPYAEYRAAIIESGITVVETAGNKPQEHVDEFRKHGVKVVHKCTSVRHALSAERMGVDAISIDGFECAGHPGEDDTPGLILIPAAANKVKIPMIASGGFADARGLVAALALGAEGINMGTRFMATKESPIHQSIKEKIVANDERETELIFRTMRNTSRVARNAVSTKVVAMEKEGAKFEDIRELVAGARGKMVYATGNSDEGIWSAGQVQGLIHDIPSCAELVSRIVSEAQAIIRSRLEGMIVQPQREAAE; translated from the coding sequence ATGTTGCAGACACGGTTCACCAAGCTCGTCGGCGTCGAGCACCCGATCGTCCAGGGCGGCATGCAATGGGTCGGGCGCGCCGAGCTGGTCGCCGCCGTTGCGAATGCCGGCGCGCTTGGCTTCATCACGGCGCTGACCCAGCCGACGCCTGAGGATCTGACCAAGGAGATCGCGCGCTGCCGCGACCTCACCGACAAGCCGTTCGGCGTCAACCTCACCATCCTGCCCGCGATCAAGCCGCCACCCTACGCCGAATACCGCGCCGCCATCATCGAGAGCGGCATCACGGTGGTCGAGACCGCCGGCAACAAGCCGCAGGAGCATGTCGACGAGTTCAGGAAGCACGGCGTCAAGGTCGTGCACAAATGCACCAGCGTCCGCCACGCGCTCTCGGCCGAGCGCATGGGCGTCGACGCCATCTCGATCGACGGGTTCGAATGCGCCGGCCATCCCGGCGAGGACGACACGCCCGGCCTGATCCTGATCCCGGCCGCCGCCAACAAGGTCAAGATCCCGATGATCGCCTCCGGCGGCTTCGCCGATGCGCGCGGCCTCGTCGCGGCGCTGGCGCTCGGCGCCGAGGGCATCAACATGGGCACCCGCTTCATGGCCACCAAGGAGAGCCCGATCCACCAGTCCATCAAGGAGAAGATCGTCGCCAATGACGAGCGCGAGACCGAGCTGATCTTCCGCACCATGCGCAACACCTCCCGCGTCGCCAGGAACGCGGTCTCGACCAAGGTCGTCGCCATGGAGAAGGAAGGCGCCAAGTTCGAGGACATCCGCGAGCTCGTCGCCGGCGCCCGCGGCAAGATGGTCTATGCCACCGGCAACTCCGACGAAGGCATCTGGTCGGCCGGCCAGGTCCAGGGCTTGATCCACGACATCCCGAGCTGCGCCGAGCTCGTCTCCCGCATCGTGTCCGAAGCGCAAGCCATCATCAGAAGCCGGCTGGAGGGAATGATCGTTCAGCCGCAACGCGAAGCGGCGGAATAA
- a CDS encoding fumarylacetoacetate hydrolase family protein — MTGEIRKWLRFRNNGATGFGTLTSSGISVHEGEMFGRHAATGRTLALSEVELLAPCAPSKIVALWNNFHALAAKLNQPEPPEPLYLLKATTSIAAPGAVIRRPSYYDGKTTYEGELGIVIGRTCARVSPGEADSFIFGYTCVNDITANDILTSDPTFPQWARAKGIDDYGPFGPVIATGLDPAKLVVRTILNGAERQNYPISDMIFSAQELVSRISHDMTLLPGDLIAVGTSVGVGVMKEPVNTVTVAIDEIGELTNEFRL; from the coding sequence ATGACCGGCGAGATCAGGAAATGGCTGCGCTTCCGGAATAATGGAGCGACCGGTTTCGGCACGCTGACCTCATCCGGCATCAGCGTGCACGAGGGCGAGATGTTCGGCCGCCATGCAGCTACCGGCAGGACGCTGGCGCTGTCGGAGGTCGAGCTGCTCGCACCCTGCGCGCCCAGCAAGATCGTCGCGCTCTGGAACAACTTTCACGCGCTCGCGGCCAAGCTGAACCAGCCCGAGCCGCCGGAGCCGCTCTACCTGCTGAAGGCCACGACCAGCATCGCGGCCCCCGGCGCGGTGATCCGCCGTCCCTCTTATTACGACGGCAAGACCACCTATGAGGGCGAACTCGGCATCGTGATCGGCAGGACCTGCGCCCGCGTCTCGCCTGGCGAGGCCGACAGCTTCATCTTCGGCTATACCTGCGTCAACGACATCACCGCCAACGACATCCTGACCAGCGATCCCACCTTCCCGCAATGGGCGCGCGCCAAGGGCATCGACGATTACGGCCCGTTCGGCCCCGTCATCGCGACCGGCCTCGATCCGGCCAAGCTCGTGGTCCGCACCATCCTCAACGGCGCGGAGCGGCAGAACTACCCGATCTCGGACATGATCTTCAGCGCGCAGGAGCTGGTGAGCAGGATCTCCCACGACATGACCCTGCTGCCCGGCGACCTCATCGCGGTCGGCACCTCGGTCGGCGTCGGCGTGATGAAGGAGCCGGTGAATACGGTCACCGTCGCGATCGACGAGATCGGCGAGCTCACCAACGAGTTTCGGTTGTAG
- a CDS encoding 2-dehydropantoate 2-reductase, which yields MKICIYGAGAIGGYLGVQLARAGADVSLVARGAHLAAMRERGLTLLAGDETHTVHPRCTDDPAELGVQDYIIITLKAHSITGVIEKMQPLLGPHTRIVTAVNGIPYWYFYKHGGKYENSTLESIDPGGRQWREIGAERAIGCIVYPATEIEAPGVIRHVYGNNFPLGEPSGEITGDVQRLADLFVAAGLKAPVLDRIRDEIWLKLWGNVCFNPISALTHATLDVICTDPATRALSRAIMVETQGIAETFGVKFRVDVERRIEGARKVGAHKTSMLQDLERGRPMEIDPLVTVVQEMGRLTGISTPALDSVLAMVTQRARIAGLYDGVSAPTDPRALAVA from the coding sequence ATGAAGATCTGCATCTACGGCGCCGGCGCAATCGGCGGATATCTCGGGGTTCAGCTGGCGCGCGCCGGCGCCGACGTCAGCCTGGTCGCACGCGGTGCGCATCTCGCCGCGATGCGCGAGCGCGGCCTGACGCTTCTCGCGGGCGACGAGACGCACACCGTGCATCCGCGCTGCACCGACGATCCCGCCGAGCTCGGCGTGCAGGACTACATCATCATCACGCTCAAGGCGCATTCGATCACCGGCGTGATCGAGAAGATGCAGCCGCTCTTGGGCCCGCACACCCGCATCGTCACCGCGGTCAACGGCATCCCCTATTGGTACTTCTACAAGCACGGCGGCAAATACGAGAATTCGACGCTGGAGAGCATCGACCCCGGCGGGCGGCAATGGCGCGAGATCGGCGCCGAGCGCGCCATCGGCTGCATCGTCTATCCCGCCACCGAGATCGAGGCGCCCGGCGTGATCCGCCACGTCTACGGCAACAATTTCCCGCTCGGCGAGCCCTCCGGCGAGATCACTGGCGACGTGCAGCGCCTCGCCGATCTGTTCGTCGCGGCCGGCCTGAAGGCCCCGGTGCTCGACCGCATCCGCGACGAGATCTGGCTCAAGCTCTGGGGCAATGTCTGCTTCAACCCGATCAGCGCGCTCACGCACGCAACGCTCGACGTGATCTGCACCGATCCGGCCACGCGCGCGCTGTCGCGCGCGATCATGGTGGAGACCCAAGGCATCGCCGAGACGTTCGGCGTCAAATTCCGCGTCGATGTCGAGCGCCGCATCGAGGGCGCCCGCAAGGTCGGCGCGCACAAGACCTCGATGCTCCAGGACCTCGAGCGCGGCCGCCCGATGGAGATCGACCCGCTCGTCACCGTGGTGCAGGAGATGGGCCGCCTCACCGGCATTTCCACGCCCGCACTGGACTCGGTGCTGGCGATGGTGACCCAGCGCGCCCGCATCGCCGGTCTCTATGACGGTGTCTCCGCGCCCACCGATCCCCGCGCGCTGGCGGTGGCGTGA
- a CDS encoding CBS domain-containing protein: protein MLVGDILRKKTPRVVTVRMNETVGIAAKLMRANNISALVVKDVVRSEGNTAVGMFTERDVVRAVAEHGANAINVKVSQLVSVQQLVSCTSIDTIEHVRHLMNRHHIRHLPVIDDYSLISVISMRDIAAAVDEAINGTPQAAA from the coding sequence ATGCTGGTCGGAGACATTCTGCGCAAGAAGACGCCGCGCGTTGTCACGGTGCGAATGAACGAAACGGTGGGTATCGCCGCCAAGCTGATGCGCGCCAACAACATCAGCGCCCTCGTGGTGAAGGACGTGGTCCGCTCCGAGGGCAACACCGCGGTCGGCATGTTCACCGAGCGCGACGTAGTGCGCGCCGTCGCCGAGCACGGCGCCAATGCCATCAACGTCAAGGTCTCGCAGCTCGTGTCGGTGCAGCAGCTCGTCTCCTGCACCTCGATCGATACGATCGAGCACGTGCGGCATCTGATGAACCGTCATCACATCCGCCACCTGCCCGTGATCGACGATTACAGCCTCATCTCCGTCATCAGCATGCGCGACATCGCCGCTGCCGTTGACGAGGCGATCAACGGCACGCCGCAAGCAGCAGCTTAA